One window of the Herbiconiux sp. L3-i23 genome contains the following:
- a CDS encoding IS3 family transposase (programmed frameshift), with amino-acid sequence MARKNYTDEFRQRAVDLFASTPGATLKGIAADLGISRGALREWVEKHGSGITTTGTASTPAPARAESQAAKVLRLEAENARLEAEKLKLQTERDILRQAAKYFGRGDELVNRFQFVEDHKDAYGVKRLCEVIQIARSSFYAWLAVAPGRAARAAADAALAARIRVLQDPAQGGDRAYGAPRITADLNDGAAAAGRVNHKRVARVMREHQLAGIRLRRRVRTTIPDQSGRRFPDLIERDFSIGEPNRRYVGDITYLPIADGSNLYLATCIDLGSRKLAGWQVADHMRVGLVEDALRAAARDRGTLAGAIFHSDHGSVYASKAYAALCEQLNIVQSMGAVGTSADNSLAESFNATLKRELLEGQAAFPDQATAYRAVFRWANRYNTRRRHSAIGQITPNNYETAYAETTSATLAEAA; translated from the exons ATGGCAAGGAAGAACTACACGGACGAGTTCCGGCAGCGGGCGGTGGACTTGTTCGCGTCCACGCCGGGTGCGACGTTGAAGGGCATCGCGGCGGATCTGGGGATCTCCCGCGGTGCGCTGCGGGAGTGGGTCGAGAAGCACGGCTCGGGGATCACGACCACCGGCACAGCGTCGACGCCCGCGCCGGCGCGGGCGGAGTCACAGGCGGCGAAGGTCCTCCGGCTGGAGGCCGAGAACGCGAGGCTGGAAGCGGAGAAGCTGAAGCTTCAGACGGAGCGGGACATCCTTCGTCAGGCGGCGAAGTATTTCG GCCGGGGAGACGAACTGGTGAACCGCTTCCAGTTCGTTGAGGATCACAAGGACGCCTACGGCGTGAAGCGGTTGTGTGAGGTCATTCAGATCGCGAGGTCGTCGTTCTACGCCTGGCTGGCGGTGGCCCCGGGACGGGCCGCGAGGGCCGCCGCAGACGCCGCGCTGGCGGCGCGAATCCGTGTGCTGCAGGACCCCGCGCAGGGTGGCGATCGCGCCTATGGGGCGCCGCGGATCACCGCCGACCTCAACGACGGCGCCGCGGCGGCCGGGCGGGTGAATCACAAGCGGGTCGCCCGGGTGATGCGGGAACACCAGCTCGCGGGGATCCGGCTGCGTCGACGGGTGAGGACCACGATCCCGGACCAGTCCGGACGCCGCTTCCCCGACCTGATCGAGCGGGACTTCTCCATTGGTGAGCCGAACCGCCGATACGTGGGCGATATCACCTACCTCCCGATCGCGGACGGGTCGAACCTGTATCTCGCGACCTGCATCGACCTCGGGTCACGGAAGCTCGCGGGTTGGCAGGTCGCCGACCACATGCGCGTAGGGCTCGTCGAAGACGCCCTGCGCGCTGCGGCCCGTGACCGCGGGACGCTGGCCGGCGCGATCTTCCACAGCGACCACGGCAGCGTCTACGCCTCGAAGGCCTACGCAGCCCTCTGCGAGCAGCTCAACATCGTCCAGTCCATGGGTGCGGTGGGCACGAGCGCCGACAACTCACTCGCGGAGAGCTTCAACGCCACACTCAAGCGGGAGCTCCTCGAAGGCCAGGCGGCGTTCCCGGACCAGGCCACCGCCTACCGGGCCGTGTTCCGATGGGCGAACCGCTACAACACCCGCAGGCGCCACTCCGCGATCGGCCAGATCACCCCGAACAACTACGAGACCGCCTACGCGGAGACCACGTCCGCTACCCTCGCGGAAGCGGCATAA
- a CDS encoding DUF1963 domain-containing protein has product MLVEIARPAAYLGVEPASAGEPQGSRLGGQPWLAAETPWPTDEQGRPMQFVLQIAVDDIPSEWAGRPLRPASWPGDGLLALFVGMSASSFDIPHRVLLTSRSEGALREAPLSMEPTRLEVVFLDEVPSAALTVRPGWDLPRWASDEWAHLDEEVFEGEHDAVGYESLEGLLNPLSSADTIGRLFGHVAGVGADPREDIEGRPEGTAWQHLLTLDSSLRVDLTIADAGYLQVLAPEPFGAELRLTFASVETS; this is encoded by the coding sequence GTGCTTGTCGAGATTGCGCGGCCCGCTGCCTACCTTGGTGTCGAGCCGGCCTCGGCGGGTGAGCCGCAGGGGAGCAGGCTCGGTGGGCAGCCATGGCTGGCGGCGGAGACGCCGTGGCCCACGGACGAGCAAGGGCGGCCGATGCAGTTCGTCCTGCAGATCGCCGTTGACGACATTCCCTCGGAGTGGGCTGGTCGGCCGCTGCGGCCGGCGTCGTGGCCCGGTGACGGTCTGCTGGCGCTCTTCGTCGGGATGTCCGCCTCGTCGTTCGACATTCCTCACCGCGTACTGCTGACCTCTAGAAGCGAGGGCGCGCTGCGGGAGGCGCCGCTCTCGATGGAACCGACTCGACTCGAGGTCGTGTTCCTCGACGAGGTGCCGTCGGCGGCCCTCACGGTGCGCCCGGGGTGGGACCTCCCACGGTGGGCCTCTGACGAGTGGGCTCACCTCGACGAGGAGGTGTTCGAGGGCGAGCATGACGCCGTCGGATACGAGTCCCTCGAGGGTCTCCTCAATCCCCTATCGTCGGCAGACACGATCGGGCGACTCTTCGGGCACGTCGCCGGCGTCGGCGCTGATCCGCGCGAGGACATCGAGGGGCGCCCGGAGGGCACCGCCTGGCAGCATCTGCTCACGCTCGACTCGTCACTCCGGGTCGATCTGACCATCGCCGACGCGGGATACCTCCAGGTGTTGGCGCCTGAGCCCTTCGGCGCGGAACTCCGCCTGACGTTCGCGTCCGTCGAAACGAGCTGA
- a CDS encoding VOC family protein, giving the protein MKLSAMTIFVTDQRKALAFYTDVLGFLPAMDIPMGEHSWLTVVSPEAPEGTQISLEPNEHPAVVPFTTALEEDGIPWTSFAVDDVQAEYDRLTARGVHFTQPPVTNGPVTTAVFDDTVGNLIQIAAMAG; this is encoded by the coding sequence GTGAAGCTCTCAGCGATGACCATCTTCGTCACCGACCAACGCAAGGCGCTCGCCTTCTACACCGACGTGCTCGGCTTCCTGCCGGCCATGGATATCCCGATGGGTGAGCACAGCTGGCTCACCGTCGTCTCCCCCGAGGCGCCGGAGGGAACGCAGATCTCCCTCGAACCGAACGAGCACCCGGCCGTCGTCCCGTTCACGACGGCTCTGGAGGAGGACGGCATCCCGTGGACCTCATTCGCGGTCGACGATGTCCAGGCCGAGTACGACCGCCTCACCGCCCGCGGCGTCCACTTCACCCAGCCGCCGGTCACCAACGGCCCGGTGACGACGGCGGTCTTCGACGACACCGTCGGCAACCTCATCCAGATCGCCGCAATGGCGGGCTGA
- a CDS encoding helix-turn-helix transcriptional regulator — MDDDESSLFFALADPTRRILLDELAERDGQTLFELCTRLAMEHGSTSSRQAVSQHLAVLERAGLVLTEKRGRYKHHTFDPQPLAQIARRWPLKETP; from the coding sequence GTGGACGACGACGAGAGCAGCCTGTTCTTCGCTCTCGCCGACCCCACGCGCCGCATCCTGCTCGACGAGCTCGCCGAACGCGACGGGCAGACCCTGTTCGAACTCTGCACCCGTCTCGCGATGGAGCACGGATCGACGTCGAGCAGGCAAGCCGTGTCGCAACACCTCGCCGTGCTCGAACGCGCCGGACTCGTGCTCACCGAGAAGCGCGGCCGCTACAAGCACCACACGTTCGACCCTCAACCGCTCGCGCAGATCGCGCGACGATGGCCCCTCAAGGAGACACCGTGA
- a CDS encoding VanZ family protein — translation MTDPIRNDQGADRRRRILAILFMIYLAVLVWLVLWKLHLPYIGDVGERAVKLVPFVAGNGYGSSARVEVLQNLAIFFPFGIYLGLLAPSWRWRRHLAVMAAASLGLEVLQFVLASGSSDLTDVIVNTAGGVLGLGMIAIARRWIARRFMRVATVFCAASTVVMLLTVGVVIGSFPLLRPGPGAPIILVSSVGPIPGRQPGQVLAVPPGPRNPGVASKTWQPPPSP, via the coding sequence ATGACCGACCCGATCCGCAACGACCAAGGCGCAGACAGACGCCGCCGCATCCTGGCGATCCTCTTCATGATCTACCTGGCCGTCCTGGTCTGGCTGGTGCTGTGGAAGCTGCACCTGCCCTATATCGGTGACGTGGGGGAGCGGGCGGTCAAGCTGGTGCCGTTCGTGGCGGGCAACGGCTACGGGTCGAGCGCACGCGTCGAGGTGCTGCAGAACCTCGCGATCTTCTTCCCCTTCGGCATCTACCTCGGACTGCTCGCTCCGTCGTGGCGGTGGCGCCGTCACCTTGCGGTCATGGCGGCGGCGAGCCTCGGCCTAGAGGTCCTGCAGTTCGTGCTGGCATCCGGAAGCTCCGACCTCACCGATGTCATCGTCAACACCGCCGGGGGAGTGCTGGGACTCGGGATGATCGCCATCGCGCGGAGGTGGATCGCTCGTCGCTTCATGCGGGTCGCCACCGTCTTCTGCGCCGCATCGACCGTCGTGATGCTGCTCACCGTCGGGGTGGTGATCGGCTCGTTCCCCCTGCTCCGGCCGGGACCCGGAGCGCCGATCATCCTCGTTAGCTCAGTCGGTCCTATTCCAGGGCGGCAACCCGGGCAGGTACTCGCAGTGCCTCCCGGCCCCAGGAACCCGGGCGTAGCGTCGAAGACATGGCAACCCCCACCTTCACCCTGA
- a CDS encoding aldo/keto reductase, whose product MATPTFTLNNGVEIPAIGLGVYQSAPDETAAAVEAALRTGYRHIDTAAAYRNERQVGEGIRASGIDRAEIFIETKVWVSDFGYDETLHAFEKATRKLGVDQLDLLILHQPAPSRWEKTVAAYKALETLLADGRVRSIGVSNFKPEHLANLADATDVVPAVNQIELHPYSAQRATQVADAERGILTQAWSPIGGITFYPGWGEQRRNVMEDPALAAIAGAHGKTAAQVMLRWHLQQGRSAIPKSTNPARIAENFDIFDFELDDAQLAQIDALDTDRRSGPDPDVERAEMFDMPIAED is encoded by the coding sequence ATGGCAACCCCCACCTTCACCCTGAACAACGGCGTCGAGATCCCGGCCATCGGGCTCGGCGTCTACCAGTCGGCCCCCGACGAGACGGCCGCCGCCGTCGAGGCCGCCCTGCGCACCGGATACCGGCACATCGACACCGCGGCCGCGTACCGCAACGAACGTCAGGTCGGTGAGGGCATCCGGGCGTCGGGCATCGACCGTGCCGAGATCTTCATCGAGACCAAGGTGTGGGTGAGCGACTTCGGCTACGACGAGACCCTCCACGCGTTCGAGAAGGCCACCCGCAAGCTGGGCGTCGACCAGCTCGACCTGCTGATCCTCCACCAGCCCGCACCCTCCCGATGGGAGAAGACGGTGGCGGCGTACAAGGCGCTCGAGACGCTGCTCGCCGACGGACGCGTCCGCTCGATCGGCGTCAGCAACTTCAAGCCCGAGCACCTCGCCAACCTGGCCGACGCGACCGACGTCGTGCCGGCGGTCAACCAGATCGAGCTGCACCCCTACTCCGCCCAGCGCGCCACGCAGGTCGCAGACGCCGAGCGCGGCATCCTCACCCAGGCGTGGTCACCGATCGGCGGCATCACCTTCTACCCCGGCTGGGGAGAGCAGCGCCGCAACGTGATGGAAGACCCGGCGCTCGCCGCGATCGCGGGTGCTCACGGCAAGACGGCCGCGCAGGTGATGCTGCGCTGGCACCTGCAGCAGGGCCGCTCCGCCATCCCGAAGTCGACGAACCCCGCCCGCATCGCCGAGAACTTCGACATCTTCGACTTCGAACTCGACGACGCGCAGCTGGCGCAGATCGACGCCCTCGACACCGACCGTCGCAGTGGACCCGATCCCGACGTCGAGCGGGCCGAGATGTTCGACATGCCCATCGCCGAAGACTGA
- a CDS encoding SDR family oxidoreductase translates to MIHRPIALVTGATRGIGRAIADALGSDHHVLVGGRNADAVAAVVDSLPSAEPYVADLTLDPLPPLPPRLDVLVHSAGVEESGPVAEIGREVWERVFAANLFAVAELTRQALPSLRAARGLVVSINSGSGLTSNPGGAVYAASKFALRAFTDALREEERANGVRVSSVHPGRVDTDMQRAKVALEGDDYDTDFYLDAAAVAAVVRTVVDLPPGGTVEAVSVRPTRKR, encoded by the coding sequence GTGATTCATCGCCCCATCGCCCTCGTCACCGGAGCCACCCGCGGCATCGGCCGCGCCATCGCCGACGCGCTCGGATCCGACCACCACGTGCTGGTCGGAGGGCGGAACGCCGACGCCGTTGCAGCGGTGGTCGACTCGCTCCCGTCGGCCGAGCCGTATGTCGCCGACCTGACGCTCGATCCGCTGCCCCCGCTTCCACCGCGGCTCGACGTGCTGGTGCACTCCGCCGGCGTCGAAGAGAGCGGGCCGGTCGCCGAGATCGGGCGCGAGGTGTGGGAGCGGGTGTTCGCGGCGAACCTCTTCGCCGTCGCCGAGCTCACCCGTCAGGCGCTGCCGTCCCTGCGGGCGGCGCGCGGGCTGGTCGTCAGCATCAACAGCGGATCGGGGCTCACGTCCAATCCTGGCGGCGCCGTGTATGCGGCGAGCAAGTTCGCGTTGCGCGCGTTCACCGATGCGCTCCGCGAAGAGGAGCGTGCGAACGGCGTGCGGGTGTCGAGCGTGCATCCCGGCCGCGTCGACACGGACATGCAGCGGGCGAAGGTCGCGCTCGAGGGCGACGACTACGACACCGACTTCTACCTCGACGCCGCCGCGGTGGCCGCGGTGGTGCGCACCGTCGTCGACCTGCCGCCGGGCGGCACGGTCGAAGCGGTGTCGGTGCGACCGACCCGGAAGCGCTGA
- a CDS encoding GyrI-like domain-containing protein, with translation MKIDIKKDLKAFYRPKPDDFVEVVVPPQRFLAIDGSGDPDTSDDYANAVAALYAAAYATKAASKAADGVDFIVGPLEGLWSSSDPSSFVDGRKSEWDWTMLIPLPDQLDESAVRDGLESARKKKPDLPLDRVAPLRLDEGRSLQILYIGGYDDEAPVLARLHNEVMPALGVEWNGRHHEVYLSDPRKVPAAALKTVLRQPVTDADRAG, from the coding sequence GTGAAGATCGACATCAAGAAGGATCTGAAGGCGTTCTACCGACCCAAGCCTGACGACTTCGTCGAGGTGGTGGTGCCGCCGCAGCGGTTCCTCGCCATCGACGGTAGCGGCGACCCGGACACCTCCGACGACTACGCGAACGCGGTCGCGGCGCTGTATGCCGCCGCCTACGCGACGAAGGCCGCGTCGAAAGCGGCCGACGGAGTCGACTTCATCGTGGGTCCACTCGAAGGTCTGTGGTCGAGCAGCGACCCGAGCAGTTTCGTCGATGGGCGCAAAAGCGAATGGGACTGGACGATGCTCATCCCGTTGCCCGACCAGCTCGACGAATCAGCTGTTCGCGACGGTCTCGAGTCGGCGCGGAAGAAGAAGCCCGACCTGCCGCTCGACCGGGTCGCCCCGCTCCGACTCGACGAGGGGCGGTCGCTGCAGATCCTGTACATCGGCGGCTACGACGACGAGGCTCCCGTTCTCGCGCGGCTCCACAACGAGGTGATGCCGGCGCTCGGAGTCGAATGGAACGGCCGCCACCACGAGGTGTACCTGAGCGACCCGCGCAAGGTCCCGGCCGCCGCCCTCAAGACCGTTCTGCGGCAGCCGGTGACCGACGCCGATCGAGCCGGGTGA
- a CDS encoding aldo/keto reductase, which produces MRELNDGTTIPDIGFGTYPLRGEQGADAVVSALEIGYRLIDTAVNYGNEDAVGQGIARSDVAREDIVVTTKLPGRDHGYDETLASFDRSIEALGLDTIDLYLIHWPNPSVDKFVDTWRAMVQLKESGRARSIGVSNFTPEFLTRIGDATGVLPAVNQVELHPFFPQVELRAFHAEHGIVTEAWSPLGKRAPVKEAEPVTTAAAAHDVTPAQVVLRWHQQIGSVPIPKSGDPARQRENFDIAGLTLTDDEVAAITALGRPDGRLFDGDPNTHEEM; this is translated from the coding sequence ATGCGAGAACTGAACGACGGCACGACGATCCCCGACATCGGCTTCGGCACCTACCCCCTGCGGGGAGAGCAGGGAGCTGACGCGGTCGTCAGCGCACTCGAGATCGGCTACCGGCTCATCGACACCGCGGTGAACTATGGCAACGAGGATGCCGTCGGCCAGGGCATCGCCCGCAGCGACGTCGCGCGCGAGGACATCGTGGTGACGACGAAGCTGCCGGGGCGCGACCACGGCTACGACGAGACGCTCGCCTCGTTCGACCGGTCGATCGAGGCGCTCGGACTCGACACCATCGACCTCTACCTCATCCACTGGCCCAACCCGAGCGTGGACAAGTTCGTCGACACGTGGCGCGCCATGGTGCAGCTCAAGGAGTCGGGCCGGGCCCGCTCGATCGGCGTCTCCAACTTCACTCCCGAGTTCCTCACCCGCATCGGCGACGCGACGGGTGTGCTGCCCGCGGTCAACCAGGTCGAGCTGCACCCGTTCTTCCCGCAGGTCGAGCTGCGCGCCTTCCACGCCGAGCACGGCATCGTCACCGAGGCGTGGAGCCCGCTGGGCAAGCGGGCGCCCGTGAAGGAGGCCGAGCCGGTCACCACCGCCGCCGCCGCGCACGACGTGACGCCCGCCCAGGTGGTGCTGCGCTGGCATCAGCAGATCGGTTCGGTGCCGATTCCGAAGTCGGGCGACCCTGCCCGTCAGCGCGAGAACTTCGACATCGCCGGCCTGACGCTGACCGATGACGAGGTGGCTGCGATCACCGCGCTCGGCCGCCCCGACGGTCGCCTGTTCGACGGCGACCCCAACACGCACGAGGAGATGTAG
- a CDS encoding MarR family winged helix-turn-helix transcriptional regulator, with product MSDVTEQPSSGYWYADGRSAPASVDVLNLLRRYRESERRMRARTRGSMGMGETDLLALRYLLEAQRRGISLTQRDLVARLQISSASVSVLIDRLVRDDHVRREPHPTDKRSVYIVPTTGTDHEVRQTLGRMHQEMVSVVDGLSPDELAVVGRFLQGMIGAVETGAAALDAKIESDGATV from the coding sequence GTGAGCGATGTGACCGAGCAGCCGTCGTCGGGGTATTGGTACGCCGACGGACGCAGCGCGCCGGCGAGCGTCGACGTGCTCAACCTCTTGCGCCGGTACCGCGAGTCCGAGCGACGGATGCGCGCACGCACCCGGGGATCCATGGGCATGGGCGAGACCGATCTCCTCGCCCTCCGCTACCTGCTCGAAGCGCAGCGGCGCGGCATCTCGCTGACGCAGCGCGACCTCGTCGCTCGCCTACAGATCTCGTCGGCGTCGGTGTCGGTGCTGATCGACCGGCTGGTGCGCGACGACCATGTGCGACGCGAACCGCATCCCACCGACAAGCGCTCCGTCTACATCGTGCCGACGACGGGCACCGATCACGAGGTGCGGCAGACGCTCGGCCGGATGCACCAGGAGATGGTGTCGGTGGTCGACGGGCTCAGCCCCGACGAGCTGGCCGTGGTAGGGCGCTTCTTGCAGGGCATGATCGGCGCCGTCGAGACGGGCGCCGCCGCCCTCGACGCGAAGATCGAGAGCGACGGCGCAACCGTCTGA
- a CDS encoding aldo/keto reductase: protein MTARLGLGLAALGRPAYIATGRGDDLGDTRDEQALERRTLEVLDRAWASGIRYFDAARSYGIAERFLGTWLRTRGPLDGVIIGSKWGYRYTGDWRMDAPVHEVKDHSLSAFERQWPETLRELGRAPDVYLVHSVTPESPVLTDSTLLDRLAALAAEGVRIGISTSGPRQGDVLEAALATPDSPFSAVQATWNLLERSAAPALQAAHDSGWLVVVKESFANGRLTARGDTPALRRIAEERGSTPEALALGAVLAQEWADIALTGAVTAEQVAENAEAVPVAVDAELDALRVEPIRYWADRSARSWS, encoded by the coding sequence ATGACCGCGCGACTCGGACTGGGCCTCGCCGCTCTCGGACGGCCCGCCTACATCGCGACCGGACGCGGCGACGACCTCGGCGACACCCGTGACGAGCAGGCCCTGGAGCGCCGCACTCTCGAGGTCCTCGATCGCGCGTGGGCGAGCGGCATCCGATACTTTGACGCGGCTCGCTCGTACGGCATCGCCGAACGATTCCTCGGCACCTGGCTGCGAACCCGTGGCCCGCTCGACGGCGTCATCATCGGCAGCAAGTGGGGCTACCGATATACCGGCGACTGGCGGATGGACGCTCCCGTCCACGAAGTGAAGGACCACTCGCTCAGCGCATTCGAGCGCCAATGGCCCGAGACCCTCCGTGAGCTGGGGCGTGCGCCGGACGTGTACCTCGTTCACTCCGTGACGCCCGAGAGTCCCGTGCTCACCGATTCAACGCTGCTCGATCGACTCGCGGCGCTCGCCGCCGAGGGGGTGCGGATCGGAATCTCCACGAGCGGACCCCGTCAGGGCGACGTGCTCGAGGCCGCTCTCGCAACTCCCGACTCCCCGTTCTCGGCGGTGCAGGCGACCTGGAACCTGCTCGAGCGCTCCGCGGCGCCCGCGCTTCAGGCGGCGCACGACTCGGGCTGGCTCGTGGTCGTCAAAGAGAGCTTCGCGAACGGGCGACTGACCGCTCGCGGCGACACCCCCGCGCTGCGCCGCATCGCCGAGGAGCGCGGCAGCACGCCCGAGGCGCTCGCGCTCGGAGCAGTGCTCGCTCAGGAGTGGGCCGACATCGCGCTGACCGGCGCCGTCACCGCCGAGCAGGTCGCTGAGAACGCCGAAGCCGTGCCGGTGGCCGTCGACGCAGAACTCGATGCACTCCGGGTCGAGCCGATTCGGTACTGGGCCGACCGGTCGGCGCGCTCCTGGTCGTGA
- a CDS encoding SDR family NAD(P)-dependent oxidoreductase produces the protein MLIDLRSRIVVVSGAGRGIGRALAERFRDEGATVVALDLAFPDTPSDGIDSLVCDVTDEGSVTGAIDEVIRRHGRVDVLVNNAGIDVGGPVDTLDLARWRACFEVNVTGVFLLAKAVIPHMKAARSGRIINASSFAAIIPSVGSAAYGASKAAVVQLTRVLASELGPWNITVNAYAPGMIPTAMNGFASMPEDKQERLLDTLSLRRWESPEDVADLLCFLASDAAGYITGTLVDVSGGKFATQMPQRAYEELT, from the coding sequence ATGCTGATCGATCTGCGCTCCCGCATCGTCGTCGTGAGCGGAGCCGGCCGAGGAATCGGCCGCGCGCTCGCCGAGCGTTTCCGCGACGAGGGGGCGACGGTCGTCGCGCTCGACCTCGCCTTCCCCGACACCCCGAGCGACGGTATCGACTCCCTCGTCTGCGATGTCACCGACGAGGGCTCGGTGACAGGCGCGATCGACGAGGTGATACGCCGTCATGGCCGGGTGGATGTGCTCGTCAACAACGCGGGCATCGATGTCGGAGGTCCGGTCGACACCCTCGACCTCGCCCGCTGGCGGGCGTGTTTCGAGGTCAACGTGACGGGCGTCTTCCTGCTCGCGAAGGCGGTCATCCCGCACATGAAGGCGGCCCGCTCGGGCCGCATCATCAATGCGTCGTCGTTCGCCGCGATCATCCCGAGCGTCGGCTCGGCGGCCTACGGGGCCTCGAAGGCGGCGGTCGTGCAACTCACCCGGGTGCTCGCCAGTGAGCTCGGCCCGTGGAACATCACCGTCAATGCGTATGCGCCCGGCATGATTCCGACCGCGATGAACGGCTTCGCATCGATGCCCGAGGACAAGCAGGAGCGGCTCCTCGACACGCTCAGCCTGCGCCGATGGGAGAGCCCCGAGGATGTCGCCGACCTGCTCTGCTTCCTCGCCAGCGACGCCGCCGGATACATCACGGGCACGCTGGTCGACGTGAGCGGCGGAAAGTTCGCGACGCAGATGCCGCAACGCGCCTACGAGGAGCTCACCTGA
- a CDS encoding SDR family oxidoreductase — MSNDRSPRDDAVPSDAAEGRVLWVVGAGSGVGRATAVAAAAAGWSLVLSGRRVDALEQTRSLLGEAAASARILPLDVRDHGAVAQAVGSIDRLDALVIAAGANTKRRRFDDQDSDEFDDVVTINLLAPARLITAALPQLRASGSAHVVLVSSQAAWTPSPGAGVAYSASKTALSTIARDLNAQEAASGVRACHLCPGSIDSDFLRARPTMPSDEERATLLTPADVARSILFVLDSPPHVRIDELVLSPLSQIGGY; from the coding sequence ATGAGCAACGACCGCTCCCCGCGAGACGACGCCGTCCCATCCGATGCCGCCGAGGGGCGGGTGCTCTGGGTGGTGGGCGCAGGATCCGGCGTGGGGCGCGCGACCGCCGTCGCCGCTGCTGCGGCGGGATGGTCGCTGGTGCTGTCCGGGCGCCGCGTCGACGCGCTCGAACAGACCCGCTCGCTCCTCGGAGAGGCCGCCGCATCGGCGCGGATCCTTCCGCTCGACGTCCGCGATCACGGCGCCGTCGCTCAGGCGGTCGGCTCGATCGACAGGCTCGACGCCCTCGTGATCGCGGCCGGGGCCAACACGAAGCGGCGTCGGTTCGACGACCAGGACTCCGACGAGTTCGACGACGTCGTGACCATCAACCTGCTCGCACCGGCCCGACTGATCACCGCCGCGCTGCCGCAGCTGCGCGCGAGCGGCAGCGCCCACGTCGTGCTCGTCTCCTCCCAGGCGGCGTGGACTCCGTCACCCGGCGCCGGTGTCGCCTACAGCGCGTCGAAGACGGCGCTGTCGACGATCGCCCGCGACCTCAACGCGCAGGAGGCGGCGTCCGGGGTGCGGGCCTGCCATCTCTGCCCCGGCTCGATCGACAGCGATTTCCTCCGGGCGCGACCGACCATGCCGAGCGACGAGGAGCGCGCCACGCTGCTCACCCCCGCCGACGTGGCGCGGTCGATTCTGTTCGTGCTGGACTCGCCGCCCCACGTGCGGATCGACGAACTGGTCCTGTCGCCGCTCAGTCAGATCGGCGGCTACTGA
- a CDS encoding SRPBCC domain-containing protein — translation MTRTDRAARQFSADPDRVFAALIDPEALLAWLPPTGMSGRFEHIDMRAGGSYRMVLTYEETPEGGGKTTEDDDVVDVRIIELVPGQRIVQAADFVSDDPAFAGTMRMTWTLSPAPDGTLVELRADDVPTGISADDHAAGLASSLDNLAVFLGEEREEGEAS, via the coding sequence GTGACCCGCACCGATCGCGCCGCTCGACAGTTTTCCGCTGATCCCGATCGGGTGTTCGCCGCGTTGATCGACCCGGAGGCGCTTCTCGCGTGGCTGCCGCCGACCGGGATGTCGGGGAGGTTCGAGCACATCGACATGCGGGCCGGTGGCTCCTACCGCATGGTGCTCACCTATGAGGAGACGCCCGAGGGCGGCGGCAAGACGACCGAGGACGACGACGTCGTCGACGTCCGCATCATCGAACTCGTTCCCGGTCAGCGGATCGTGCAGGCGGCCGACTTCGTCTCCGACGACCCCGCGTTCGCCGGCACCATGCGGATGACGTGGACCCTCTCCCCCGCGCCCGACGGCACACTCGTCGAGCTGCGCGCCGACGACGTGCCGACCGGGATCTCTGCCGACGACCACGCGGCGGGGCTCGCCTCGTCGCTCGACAACCTCGCCGTGTTCCTCGGCGAAGAACGCGAAGAAGGAGAAGCATCGTGA